A genomic region of Gemmata massiliana contains the following coding sequences:
- a CDS encoding Gfo/Idh/MocA family protein, producing the protein MTTRRINRREALAASAAALGYFHFAPAVSAARVFRANEKLRVAGIGVGGKGSSDIDQAGNLMDVVALCDVDEGHLAPKAKKWAAAKTFTDFRKLFDDTALLKNIDAVTVSTPDHNHAVISILAMRAGKHVYCQKPLTHDVAEAHLMRAEAKKHKVCTQMGNQGTAANGLRRAAELLQKGELGDVAEVHVWTNRPAGYWKQAPDVTPEKPPKKGAVPKNVHWDEFLGVAPDCEYAGGIHPFAWRGYWDYGTGAIGDMACHTANMAFLGLKLAHPVKVSAEAVDVNPLSCPSSARVTIEFPKRGDLPPVTLHWYEGKKDGKKVLPPEALVQKATELSKGKLVDSGSILVGSKGFAYSPDDYGANVFFSTGARTGDKTKPETMPENNKGDQGQKNEWVEAIKAGKPELALSNFGHAGLLTAAFLLGNVAIRTGKSFNFDGEKCQADIKEAAPLIRRTYRKGWDLIGYNA; encoded by the coding sequence ATGACGACCCGTCGGATCAACCGGCGCGAGGCGCTCGCCGCGTCCGCTGCTGCGCTCGGCTACTTCCATTTCGCGCCGGCGGTGTCCGCCGCACGCGTGTTCCGCGCCAACGAGAAGCTCCGCGTCGCCGGGATCGGCGTCGGCGGGAAGGGCTCCAGCGACATCGATCAGGCCGGGAACCTGATGGACGTGGTCGCCCTGTGCGACGTCGACGAGGGGCACCTCGCGCCGAAGGCCAAAAAGTGGGCGGCGGCCAAAACGTTCACGGACTTCCGCAAGCTGTTCGACGACACCGCGCTGCTCAAGAACATCGACGCGGTCACCGTGTCCACGCCGGACCACAACCACGCGGTCATCAGCATCCTCGCGATGCGGGCCGGCAAGCACGTGTACTGCCAGAAGCCGCTCACGCACGACGTCGCCGAGGCCCACCTGATGCGGGCCGAAGCCAAGAAGCACAAGGTCTGCACGCAGATGGGGAACCAGGGCACGGCCGCGAACGGGCTGCGCCGGGCCGCCGAGCTGCTCCAGAAGGGCGAACTCGGCGACGTGGCCGAGGTCCACGTGTGGACGAACCGCCCGGCCGGGTACTGGAAGCAGGCCCCGGACGTGACCCCGGAGAAGCCGCCGAAGAAGGGCGCCGTGCCCAAGAACGTTCACTGGGACGAGTTCCTCGGCGTCGCGCCGGACTGCGAGTACGCCGGCGGCATCCACCCGTTCGCGTGGCGCGGGTACTGGGACTACGGCACCGGGGCCATCGGCGACATGGCGTGCCACACCGCGAACATGGCGTTCCTGGGGCTGAAGCTCGCGCACCCGGTGAAGGTGTCGGCCGAGGCCGTCGACGTGAACCCGCTCTCGTGCCCCAGCAGCGCGCGCGTCACGATCGAGTTCCCGAAGCGCGGCGACCTGCCGCCCGTCACCCTGCACTGGTACGAGGGCAAGAAGGACGGCAAGAAGGTGCTCCCGCCGGAGGCCCTGGTCCAGAAGGCCACCGAACTGTCGAAGGGCAAGCTGGTCGACAGCGGCTCCATCCTCGTCGGCTCGAAGGGGTTCGCGTACTCGCCGGACGACTACGGCGCGAACGTGTTCTTCAGCACCGGGGCGCGGACCGGTGACAAGACCAAGCCCGAGACGATGCCCGAGAACAACAAGGGCGACCAGGGCCAGAAGAACGAGTGGGTCGAGGCGATCAAGGCCGGCAAGCCGGAACTGGCGCTCTCGAACTTCGGCCACGCCGGGCTGCTGACCGCGGCGTTCCTGCTGGGCAACGTGGCGATCCGCACCGGCAAGTCGTTCAACTTCGACGGCGAGAAGTGCCAGGCCGACATCAAGGAAGCGGCCCCGCTCATCCGCCGCACGTACCGCAAGGGCTGGGACCTGATCGGCTACAACGCCTAA
- the dnaG gene encoding DNA primase yields MPSDQVELTKQVKAASDIVAVVGSYINIIPAGKIFKAVCPFHTDTRPSLDIDPQRQRYKCWACEAHGDVFSFTMFQEKVGFKEARAILAAKAGIKLDEQQSPQDYHRTKLLEVMRWAQAKYAYHYLEADEGADARKYMGERKLAGKTVRDFGIGFAPIIGDWLVKLAQAERVPVDVLVETGLLATREGNRGYYDRFRDRVMFPIKDVRGQVVGFGGRIMPNNPLAARGPKYYNSAETPLFHKSELLYGLDLARHANAGYIAVVEGYTDVMMAHQCGVPQVVATMGTALNPKHVAQLRRYVPKVVLLYDADAGGYTGVDRALAMFVSQDVELAVATLPEGLDPCDLLVRPNGIDTFKEVLTSAVDALDFKLNKLLERDSSPSIETKRRITDDILGIMASAPPIPGAAAQVKRELIITRLSQRLGSKQETLWARFGELRKEYEQKERETEQKEREQRGRDGRPTTTVRPDAVLPTNERPRGGAKAGPAVAAERQLVELLLSDPTLVAVAAPNVTPEEITHSGLRRILTELLTAQSAGMVPDLEALRERLNDRPDLFEAAQTLQFVGQQMQDREQWLSRLLKRFSEMKAEAEAKKAKELLTGASDAETIELLRRIQQTRQPKRPKTEEAKDDDDPEHMATPAA; encoded by the coding sequence GTGCCGTCCGACCAGGTGGAGCTTACCAAACAGGTCAAAGCCGCCAGCGACATCGTCGCCGTGGTCGGTTCGTACATCAACATCATCCCGGCCGGCAAGATCTTCAAAGCCGTTTGCCCGTTCCACACCGACACCCGCCCGTCACTCGACATCGACCCCCAGCGCCAGCGGTACAAGTGCTGGGCGTGCGAGGCCCACGGAGACGTGTTTTCCTTCACGATGTTCCAGGAAAAGGTCGGGTTCAAAGAGGCCCGAGCTATACTCGCAGCGAAGGCCGGAATCAAGCTCGACGAGCAACAATCGCCGCAAGATTACCACCGCACCAAGCTGCTCGAAGTGATGCGCTGGGCGCAGGCCAAGTACGCCTACCACTACCTCGAAGCCGACGAGGGCGCCGACGCCCGCAAGTACATGGGCGAGCGCAAACTCGCCGGCAAAACCGTCCGCGACTTCGGGATCGGGTTCGCGCCCATCATCGGCGACTGGCTCGTGAAGCTCGCCCAGGCCGAGCGCGTTCCCGTGGACGTGCTCGTCGAGACGGGCCTGCTCGCGACCCGCGAGGGGAACCGCGGGTACTACGACCGGTTCCGCGACCGGGTGATGTTCCCGATCAAGGACGTGCGCGGGCAGGTGGTCGGGTTCGGCGGCCGGATCATGCCGAACAACCCGTTAGCCGCACGCGGACCAAAATACTACAACTCGGCAGAAACTCCGCTCTTCCACAAGAGCGAACTGCTCTACGGGCTGGACCTCGCGCGCCACGCCAACGCGGGCTACATCGCGGTGGTCGAGGGCTACACGGACGTCATGATGGCCCACCAGTGCGGCGTCCCGCAGGTGGTCGCCACGATGGGCACCGCGCTGAACCCCAAACACGTCGCGCAGCTCCGCCGCTATGTTCCCAAAGTCGTCCTCCTGTATGATGCAGATGCGGGCGGGTACACCGGGGTCGATCGCGCGCTCGCCATGTTCGTCTCGCAGGACGTGGAACTCGCGGTCGCGACGCTCCCCGAGGGCCTCGACCCGTGCGACCTGTTGGTGCGCCCCAACGGGATCGACACGTTCAAAGAGGTACTGACATCGGCGGTGGACGCGTTAGATTTTAAACTGAACAAACTCCTGGAGCGGGACTCGTCCCCCTCTATTGAAACGAAACGGCGCATTACAGACGACATCCTCGGCATCATGGCGTCCGCCCCGCCGATCCCCGGGGCGGCGGCCCAGGTGAAGCGGGAACTGATTATCACGCGGCTCTCACAAAGACTCGGTTCAAAGCAAGAGACGCTCTGGGCGCGGTTCGGCGAACTGCGCAAGGAGTACGAACAGAAGGAACGCGAGACCGAACAGAAGGAGCGCGAGCAGCGGGGCCGCGACGGGCGCCCGACGACCACGGTGCGACCGGACGCGGTTCTCCCGACGAACGAGCGCCCCCGCGGGGGCGCCAAAGCCGGCCCCGCGGTCGCCGCCGAGCGGCAACTGGTCGAACTGCTGCTCAGTGACCCGACACTGGTCGCGGTCGCCGCCCCCAACGTGACCCCGGAGGAGATCACGCACAGCGGGCTGCGCCGCATCCTCACCGAACTGCTCACGGCGCAATCGGCCGGGATGGTGCCCGACCTGGAAGCGCTCCGCGAGCGGCTCAACGACCGCCCCGATCTGTTCGAGGCGGCCCAAACGCTCCAGTTCGTCGGCCAGCAGATGCAGGACCGCGAACAGTGGTTAAGCCGACTGTTGAAGCGATTCAGCGAAATGAAGGCGGAGGCCGAAGCGAAGAAGGCTAAGGAGCTGCTGACCGGGGCGAGCGACGCGGAGACGATCGAACTGCTCCGGCGCATCCAACAAACCCGGCAACCGAAGCGGCCCAAGACCGAAGAGGCCAAGGACGACGACGACCCGGAACACATGGCCACGCCCGCGGCGTAA
- the rpoD gene encoding RNA polymerase sigma factor RpoD has product MDWKNDEVLKALIEKGKQSGTLTYDEVNTALSADAEPERLTEITELLDQHGISLIDADEDAEDAPSAVVEALISDPESSAFEDSDGDGRHIDDPVRMYLTQMGQIDLLDRRQEVSLAMKIELTRRRFRRKVLECDYAMRQVVETLKRVHSGDLPFDRTIKVSQTENLEKDKILARMPHNLRTLEPLMEGNVEDFQRLGDDRTPNTEKEEIRERLRLRRRKTVTLVEELSIRTQKVQPLMKKLEQISQRMDELEAEIETLKGNRTAKEERANLEKELQDLMLITLEEPASLRKRVGIMKQRFTEYEQAKRDLSGGNLRLVVSIAKKYRNRGLSFLDLIQEGNTGLMRAVDKYEHRRGFKFSTYATWWIRQAITRAIADQARTIRIPVHMIETMSKLRNVSKQLLQALGREPTIEETAKAANISYEECKRVLKISRQPISLDRPVGESEDSYFGDFIEDNSVDSPVNAATNEMLKDKIEGVLKTLTYREREIIKLRYGLGDGYTYTLEEVGRIFKVTRERVRQIEAKAVRKLQHPVRSRQLEGFLDGLKNKT; this is encoded by the coding sequence ATGGACTGGAAGAACGACGAGGTCCTCAAGGCCCTGATCGAGAAGGGTAAACAGAGCGGTACCCTCACCTACGACGAGGTGAACACCGCGCTCTCGGCCGACGCCGAGCCCGAGCGCCTGACCGAGATCACCGAACTGCTCGACCAGCACGGCATCAGCCTGATCGACGCGGACGAGGACGCCGAGGACGCGCCGTCCGCGGTGGTCGAGGCCCTGATCTCCGACCCGGAATCGTCCGCGTTCGAGGACTCGGACGGCGACGGCCGGCACATCGACGACCCCGTGCGGATGTACCTCACGCAGATGGGCCAGATCGACCTGCTCGACCGCCGGCAGGAGGTCTCGCTCGCGATGAAGATCGAGCTCACGCGCCGCCGGTTCCGGCGCAAGGTGCTCGAGTGCGACTACGCGATGCGCCAGGTCGTCGAGACCCTCAAGCGGGTCCACAGCGGCGACCTGCCGTTCGACCGCACCATCAAGGTCTCCCAGACCGAGAACCTCGAAAAGGACAAGATCCTCGCGCGGATGCCGCACAACCTGCGGACCCTCGAGCCGCTGATGGAAGGAAACGTCGAGGACTTCCAGCGCCTCGGCGATGACCGCACCCCGAACACGGAAAAGGAAGAGATCCGCGAGCGGCTCCGGTTGCGGCGCCGCAAGACGGTGACGCTCGTCGAGGAGCTGTCGATCCGCACCCAAAAGGTGCAGCCGCTGATGAAGAAGCTGGAGCAAATCAGCCAGCGGATGGACGAACTCGAAGCGGAAATCGAAACGCTCAAGGGCAACCGCACGGCCAAGGAAGAGCGCGCGAACCTGGAGAAAGAGCTCCAGGATTTGATGCTCATCACGCTCGAAGAACCGGCCAGCCTGCGCAAGCGGGTCGGCATCATGAAGCAGCGGTTCACGGAGTACGAACAGGCCAAGCGCGACCTGTCCGGCGGGAACCTGCGGCTCGTGGTGAGCATCGCCAAGAAGTACCGCAACCGCGGGCTGTCCTTCCTCGACCTCATTCAAGAGGGCAACACCGGCCTCATGCGGGCGGTGGACAAGTACGAGCACCGGCGCGGGTTCAAGTTCAGCACCTACGCGACGTGGTGGATCCGGCAGGCCATCACGCGGGCGATCGCGGACCAGGCGCGGACGATCCGCATCCCGGTCCACATGATCGAGACCATGTCGAAGCTCCGCAACGTCTCGAAGCAACTGCTCCAGGCGCTCGGGCGCGAGCCCACGATCGAAGAGACCGCGAAGGCCGCGAACATCTCCTACGAGGAGTGCAAGCGGGTACTCAAAATCAGCCGCCAGCCGATCAGCCTCGACCGGCCCGTGGGCGAGAGCGAGGACTCGTACTTCGGCGACTTCATCGAGGACAACTCGGTCGACAGCCCGGTGAACGCCGCGACCAACGAGATGTTGAAGGACAAGATCGAGGGCGTGCTGAAGACGCTCACCTACCGCGAGCGCGAGATCATCAAGCTGCGCTACGGTCTGGGCGACGGGTACACGTACACGCTCGAAGAGGTCGGCCGCATCTTCAAGGTGACGCGCGAGCGCGTGCGCCAGATCGAGGCGAAGGCCGTCCGCAAGTTGCAGCACCCGGTCCGCAGCCGGCAACTCGAGGGCTTCCTCGACGGGCTGAAGAACAAGACGTGA
- a CDS encoding zinc ribbon domain-containing protein, with translation MSSVTSALRECHRLRVHLRNLQAEIDRGPRVLRAHQDDLEAARQTHKDHHDSITKLKLKQREDEGTLKQTENRLAKLEDQLSGMGVQKEYDAKQSEITQAKTKKGELEDAILSTIMELEEKTGAVPVVEQAWAQAQADFKQFQVDAAERLEGMKADQEVCTADLARTEATLPPDVKKTYDNIVKTKGPDSFAAAKARVCQGCRTTMTEAQFTALRGGEFRTCNSCGRMQYPVE, from the coding sequence ATGTCGTCTGTTACTTCTGCGCTTCGCGAGTGCCACCGACTCCGGGTTCACCTCCGCAATCTGCAAGCCGAGATCGACCGCGGGCCGCGCGTGCTCCGGGCACACCAGGACGATCTGGAGGCCGCGCGCCAAACCCACAAGGACCATCACGACTCCATCACGAAGCTCAAGCTCAAGCAGCGCGAAGACGAGGGCACGCTGAAGCAGACCGAGAACCGCCTCGCGAAACTGGAAGACCAACTCAGCGGCATGGGCGTGCAGAAGGAGTACGACGCGAAGCAGTCCGAAATCACGCAAGCTAAGACGAAGAAGGGCGAACTGGAAGACGCCATTCTCAGCACCATCATGGAACTCGAAGAGAAGACGGGTGCGGTCCCGGTCGTCGAGCAGGCGTGGGCACAAGCGCAAGCCGATTTCAAGCAGTTCCAGGTGGACGCGGCCGAGCGCCTGGAAGGGATGAAAGCCGACCAGGAAGTGTGTACGGCGGACCTCGCCCGCACCGAAGCGACGCTCCCGCCGGACGTGAAGAAGACCTACGACAACATCGTGAAGACCAAGGGACCGGACTCGTTCGCCGCGGCCAAGGCCCGCGTGTGCCAGGGGTGCCGGACGACCATGACCGAGGCCCAGTTCACCGCGCTGCGGGGCGGGGAGTTCCGCACCTGCAACAGTTGCGGGCGGATGCAGTACCCGGTGGAATGA
- a CDS encoding DUF4177 domain-containing protein, with product MTKWEYTTAQFITHGLGNESGAAGLELALNQLGAEGWELVSSTLYHNVEAEQDVVLLYFKRPLPA from the coding sequence GTGACCAAGTGGGAGTACACCACGGCCCAGTTCATCACCCACGGATTGGGGAACGAGTCCGGCGCCGCCGGTCTCGAATTGGCCCTGAACCAGCTCGGCGCCGAGGGGTGGGAACTCGTCTCGTCCACGCTGTACCACAACGTCGAAGCCGAGCAGGACGTCGTGCTGCTCTACTTCAAGCGCCCCCTCCCCGCGTAA
- a CDS encoding TIGR02996 domain-containing protein, with protein sequence MSERDALLAAVLAAPDDDLARLVFADWLEDTARPAAVARARFIRLQIELANTSPGTATYPQHNFDLADEIDSLAVRWMRSWLTEFPPQVARAVWSQRLGTGAFRRGFLDGVRLSPKMFLATAPALFAAAPITSLHLHGEYSDGKMTALFTSPHLHKLHSVRLSGGWCGDRIARRLAKCPDLGAVRELDLSGCWLSDHGALDLARSPALARLSVLRVCRNRLTGFGVYMLASASTLSPLARFDAAENPGVRVPRW encoded by the coding sequence ATGTCCGAGCGCGACGCACTACTGGCCGCCGTTCTCGCGGCCCCCGACGACGACCTCGCGCGACTCGTGTTCGCGGACTGGCTGGAAGACACCGCCCGGCCCGCAGCGGTCGCGCGTGCACGATTCATCCGGCTCCAGATCGAACTCGCGAACACCAGCCCCGGCACCGCCACGTATCCCCAACACAACTTCGACCTCGCGGACGAAATCGATTCGCTCGCGGTGCGGTGGATGCGCTCCTGGCTGACCGAGTTCCCGCCCCAAGTGGCGCGAGCCGTGTGGAGTCAGCGGCTCGGTACAGGCGCGTTCCGCCGCGGGTTCCTGGACGGCGTGCGCCTCTCGCCCAAAATGTTTCTCGCGACCGCCCCCGCCCTGTTCGCTGCGGCCCCGATCACCTCGCTGCACTTACACGGCGAGTACAGCGACGGGAAAATGACCGCCCTCTTCACCAGCCCGCACCTCCACAAACTGCACTCGGTCCGACTATCGGGCGGCTGGTGCGGCGACCGCATCGCCCGGCGGCTCGCGAAATGCCCGGACCTCGGCGCGGTCCGCGAACTCGATCTCTCCGGGTGCTGGCTATCGGACCACGGGGCACTCGATCTGGCACGGTCCCCGGCCCTCGCCCGGCTCTCGGTCCTGCGGGTCTGCCGGAACCGACTGACCGGGTTCGGCGTCTACATGCTCGCGAGCGCCTCAACGCTGTCGCCGCTCGCGCGGTTCGATGCCGCCGAAAATCCCGGTGTGCGTGTGCCCCGTTGGTAG
- a CDS encoding TIGR02996 domain-containing protein: MNDSEALLRTIAAVPDEDTPRLVFADYLDELGGEANSARARFIRVQIDLARNPGRSWFANADRIEETARLAARFADSWLNELPEWAASAARTRPLGSDDFPRGFMNTFHIDPATFTLKGNELLDVAPITRIVAIAPLSRADLTALFVSPFLLRVRELQLAPTDGDLAATFIKTSRVLHTCEELDLSVCGLTDAGATSLTESLTLTKLRALIARGNRLTESGIASLLSAPNLPNLQTLDVYGAPGSHRWGRRLRARFPQKTVLV; the protein is encoded by the coding sequence ATGAACGACAGCGAGGCCCTCTTACGCACCATTGCGGCCGTCCCGGACGAGGACACCCCGCGACTCGTGTTCGCGGACTATCTCGATGAACTCGGGGGCGAAGCGAATTCCGCCCGCGCGCGGTTCATCCGGGTGCAAATCGACCTGGCCCGCAATCCCGGTCGGAGTTGGTTCGCGAACGCGGATCGGATCGAAGAAACAGCCCGCCTCGCGGCCCGGTTCGCAGACTCGTGGTTGAACGAACTCCCAGAGTGGGCCGCGAGTGCGGCCCGAACCCGGCCCCTGGGGAGTGACGACTTCCCACGCGGCTTTATGAACACGTTTCACATCGATCCCGCGACGTTCACGCTCAAAGGAAACGAACTGCTCGACGTCGCCCCGATTACGCGAATCGTCGCAATCGCGCCTCTCAGCCGTGCCGATCTCACGGCACTGTTTGTGTCGCCGTTTCTGCTGCGGGTCCGCGAATTACAACTGGCGCCGACCGACGGCGATCTGGCCGCGACGTTCATCAAGACTTCTCGGGTTCTACACACCTGCGAGGAACTCGACCTGTCCGTGTGCGGCCTGACGGACGCCGGCGCAACCTCCCTAACCGAATCTCTCACACTCACCAAACTCCGCGCACTGATCGCACGCGGGAACCGACTCACCGAAAGCGGGATCGCGAGCCTGTTGTCCGCGCCCAATTTACCGAATTTGCAGACTTTAGACGTTTACGGGGCACCCGGTAGCCACCGGTGGGGGCGCCGACTGCGTGCGCGGTTCCCACAGAAAACTGTACTTGTGTGA
- the recN gene encoding DNA repair protein RecN, which produces MLRELSVQNLALIEDVRVELHSGFCAWTGETGAGKSLLLGALGLLLGERGSAELIRAGADELRVTGRFELSRAEQREAAAELLQTEFEEDDLILTRRLSRSGRSSALVNDVPVAVSTLRRIGEMLVDVHGQRESYSLLQPAYQLELLDAFGKLVDVRKKYVEKADRVRELRGQLKDLSDAKQARQRELALVRFEREDLDNAKLTPNELPSLVKERERLIHAQSLAKFTSGVAARLSDDDGAVAEVLGRLLKESLKWSSFDPKLAEVSQRLDALRPEVEDLADTCRDLAERFESDPDRLEEVEKRIALLKKLQARYGKTPDELIVYRDTLDAKETELQKQEDDLSGIDARLRAAYLEMKEVANVLSRGRAKVAKKLAADSQKHLADLGMPKAKLDASIELIALPDDPMAGDVPISGIDQLELILTANPGEPARPLRKVASGGELSRTMLALKTVLAAHDPVRTLVVFDEIDANVGGRLGDVLGQKLSTLGQSHQVLCVTHLPQVASYATYQWTIRKESTTKRTATTITQLTSDESRVEELAMMLRGESRSETTRKEAAEMLKVAQMQRAG; this is translated from the coding sequence ATGCTCCGCGAATTGTCTGTCCAAAATCTCGCTCTGATCGAAGACGTGCGGGTTGAACTGCACTCGGGGTTCTGCGCCTGGACCGGTGAAACCGGCGCCGGGAAATCGCTGCTCCTCGGCGCCCTCGGTTTGCTATTGGGTGAGCGCGGCAGCGCGGAACTCATTCGCGCCGGCGCGGACGAGCTTCGCGTGACCGGCCGGTTCGAGCTGTCACGCGCCGAACAGCGCGAGGCCGCCGCGGAACTGCTGCAAACGGAGTTCGAGGAAGACGACCTCATCCTGACGCGCCGGCTGTCCCGGTCCGGCCGCAGTTCGGCCCTCGTGAACGACGTGCCCGTTGCGGTGTCCACGCTCCGGCGCATCGGCGAAATGCTTGTCGACGTTCACGGGCAGCGCGAGAGCTACTCACTCCTCCAGCCCGCGTACCAGCTCGAGCTGCTCGATGCGTTCGGCAAACTCGTTGACGTCCGCAAAAAGTACGTCGAAAAAGCCGATCGCGTGCGCGAACTGCGCGGGCAGCTCAAGGATCTCTCGGACGCCAAACAAGCCCGACAGCGGGAACTCGCCCTCGTCCGTTTCGAGCGCGAGGATCTCGACAATGCGAAACTCACCCCGAACGAACTGCCGTCCCTCGTTAAAGAGCGCGAGCGACTCATTCACGCCCAGAGCCTCGCGAAGTTCACCAGTGGCGTCGCCGCGCGCCTCTCAGACGACGACGGAGCGGTAGCCGAAGTCCTCGGCCGGCTCCTTAAAGAGTCACTCAAGTGGTCGTCGTTCGACCCGAAGCTCGCGGAAGTGAGTCAGCGCCTCGACGCCCTGCGCCCCGAAGTAGAAGACCTCGCGGACACCTGCCGCGACCTCGCCGAGCGCTTCGAGTCCGACCCGGACCGGCTCGAAGAGGTCGAAAAGCGCATCGCACTCCTGAAGAAGCTCCAGGCCCGGTACGGCAAAACGCCGGACGAACTGATCGTCTACCGCGACACGCTCGACGCGAAAGAAACCGAACTCCAGAAGCAGGAAGACGACCTCTCGGGTATCGATGCGCGCCTGCGTGCCGCCTATTTGGAGATGAAAGAAGTCGCGAACGTGCTGAGTCGAGGCCGCGCGAAAGTGGCGAAAAAGCTCGCCGCCGATTCCCAAAAGCACCTCGCCGATCTCGGGATGCCGAAGGCGAAACTCGATGCATCGATTGAACTGATCGCGCTCCCAGACGATCCGATGGCGGGCGACGTGCCCATTTCGGGCATCGACCAACTCGAACTGATCCTCACCGCAAACCCCGGCGAACCCGCGCGCCCGCTGCGCAAAGTCGCTAGCGGCGGCGAGTTGTCGCGCACCATGCTCGCGCTGAAGACCGTCCTCGCCGCACACGACCCGGTTCGCACGCTCGTCGTGTTCGACGAAATCGACGCGAACGTCGGCGGGCGCCTCGGCGACGTGCTCGGCCAGAAGCTCTCGACGCTCGGCCAGTCGCACCAGGTGCTCTGCGTGACACACTTACCACAGGTCGCCAGTTACGCCACGTACCAGTGGACGATCCGCAAAGAATCCACCACCAAACGCACCGCCACGACCATCACACAACTGACCTCGGACGAGTCCCGCGTCGAGGAACTCGCAATGATGCTGCGCGGCGAGTCGCGTTCTGAAACCACACGCAAGGAAGCCGCCGAAATGCTAAAAGTGGCCCAAATGCAGCGTGCGGGGTGA